A region of Arabidopsis thaliana chromosome 5, partial sequence DNA encodes the following proteins:
- a CDS encoding Proline-rich extensin-like family protein (Proline-rich extensin-like family protein; LOCATED IN: endomembrane system; BEST Arabidopsis thaliana protein match is: hydroxyproline-rich glycoprotein family protein (TAIR:AT5G19800.1); Has 1807 Blast hits to 1807 proteins in 277 species: Archae - 0; Bacteria - 0; Metazoa - 736; Fungi - 347; Plants - 385; Viruses - 0; Other Eukaryotes - 339 (source: NCBI BLink).) codes for MVSRRFSLILLFLLATLITVANGNNNRKLLTSAPEPAPLVDLSPPPPPVNISSPPPPVNLSPPPPPVNLSPPPPPVNLSPPPPPVNLSPPPPPVLLSPPPPPVNLSPPPPPVNLSPPPPPVLLSPPPPPVLLSPPPPPVNLSPPPPPVLLSPPPPPVLFSPPPPTVTRPPPPPTITRSPPPPRPQAAAYYKKTPPPPPYKYGRVYPPPPPPPQAARSYKRSPPPPPPSKYGRVYSPPPPGKSWLWFLKL; via the coding sequence ATGGTGTCCCGAAGGTTTTCCCTGATCCTACTATTTCTCTTGGCAACCTTAATCACAGTTGCTAAtggaaacaacaacagaaaGCTATTGACTTCTGCTCCAGAACCAGCACCCCTGGTTGATctatctcctcctccacccCCGGTTAATATATCTTCTCCTCCACCCCCGGTTAATctatctcctcctccaccaccggttaatctttctcctcctccaccccCGGTTAATctatctcctcctccacccCCGGTTaatctttctcctcctccgcccccggttcttctttctcctcctccgcccCCGGTTaatctttctcctcctccaccccCGGTTaatctttctcctcctccaccaccggttcttctttctcctcctccgcccccggttcttctttctcctcctccgcccCCGGTTAATctatctcctcctccacccccggttcttctttctcctcctccacctccggttcttttttctcctcctccacccaCAGTTACtcgtcctcctcctccacccaCAATTACTcgttctcctcctcctcctcgacCTCAAGCCGCTGCTTACTACAAGAAAactccaccgccaccacccTATAAATATGGAAGAGTGtatccaccacctcctcctccacctcaaGCCGCTCGTTCCTACAAGAGATCTCCACCGCCGCCACCACCCTCTAAATATGGAAGAGTGTATTCACCACCTCCTCCCGGAAAATCATGGTTGTGGTTCTTGAAGCTCTAA